In the genome of Mytilus edulis chromosome 3, xbMytEdul2.2, whole genome shotgun sequence, one region contains:
- the LOC139515554 gene encoding salivary glue protein Sgs-3-like, whose product MKAIKDSTTLQPCVTPVLYIAKKAIKDSTTLQPCATPVLYIAKKAIKDSTTLQPCVTPVLYIAMKSIEDSTTLQPCVTPVLYIAKKAIKDSTTLQPCATPVLYIAKKAIKDSKTLQPCVTPVLYTAKKAIKDSTTLQPCVTPVLYIAKKAIKTKAIKDSTTLQPCATPVLYIAKKAIEDSTTLQHCVTPVLYIAKKAIKDSTTLQPCVTPVLYITMKAIKECTTLQHCATPVLYIAKKAIKDSTTLQPCVTPVLYIAKKAIKDSTTLQPFVTPVLYIAKKAIKDSTTLQPCAHQYCT is encoded by the exons ATGAAAGCTATAAAAGACAGTACAACACTTCAACCTTGTGTAACACCAGTACTGTACATAGCAAAGAAAGCTATAAAAGACAGTACAACACTTCAACCTTGTGCAACACCAGTACTGTACATAGCAAAGAAAGCTATTAAAGACAGTACAACACTTCAACCTTGTGTAACACCAGTACTGTACATAGCAATGAAATCTATAGAAGACAGTACAACACTTCAACCTTGTGTAACACCAGTACTGTACATAGCAAAGAAAGCTATAAAAGACAGTACAACACTTCAACCTTGTGCAACACCAGTACTGTACATAGCAAAGAAAGCTATAAAAGACAGTAAAACACTTCAACCTTGTGTAACACCAGTACTGTACACAGCAAAGAAAGCTATAAAAGACAGTACAACACTTCAACCTTGTGTAACACCAGTACTGTACATAGCAAAGAAAGCTATAAAGACA aaagctataaaagacAGTACAACACTTCAACCTTGTGCAACACCAGTACTGTATATAGCAAAGAAAGCTATAGAAGACAGTACAACACTTCAACATTGTGTAACACCAGTACTGTACATAGCAAAGAAAGCTATAAAAGACAGTACAACACTTCAACCTTGTGTAACACCAGTACTGTACATAACAATGAAAGCTATAAAAGAATGTACAACACTTCAACATTGTGCAACACCAGTACTGTACATAGCAAAGAAAGCTATAAAAGACAGTACAACACTTCAACCTTGTGTAACACCAGTACTGTACATAGCAAAGAAAGCTATAAAAGACAGTACAACACTTCAACCTTTTGTAACACCAGTACTGTACATAGCAAAGAAAGCTATAAAAGACAGTACAACACTTCAACCTTGTGCACACCAGTACTGTACATAA